Proteins from a single region of Penaeus monodon isolate SGIC_2016 unplaced genomic scaffold, NSTDA_Pmon_1 PmonScaffold_90, whole genome shotgun sequence:
- the LOC119571995 gene encoding poly [ADP-ribose] polymerase tankyrase-2-like: PTPLHEAASGGYKAVVDVLLAGGCDLNARDCDAWTPLHFAASEGHKAVVDVLVAGGSDPNARSRSDQSTPLHEAASGGHKAVVDVLVAGGSEPNARDKKDQTPLHWAASGGHKAVVDVLVAGGSNPNTRGCGGKVIIITNTRDLLTNSILRELRQVTAVYRDPGQAFSGLGPGSASTCQATIPLARDGSASLRQNVTMPKVRIKVDGGPSPEKRTELLKILCTKDIKIVKLLPTYDGYVAITDTDRCTNNVFEEDTRNTLTLPMQASPQFCH; the protein is encoded by the exons acCAACCCCCCTGCACGAGGCTGCCTCTGGGGGTTATAAGGCTGTGGTGGACGTCCTCCTGGCAGGGGGGTGCGACCTCAACGCCAGAGACTGTGACG CCTGGACCCCCCTCCACTTCGCTGCCTCTGAGGGTCATAAGGCAGTTGTGGACGTCCTCGTGGCGGGGGGGAGCGACCCCAACGCCAGAAGCAGGAGCG acCAAAGCACCCCCCTGCACGAGGCTGCCTCTGGGGGTCATAAAGCAGTGGTGGACGTCCTCGTGGCGGGGGGGAGCGAACCCAACGCCAGAGACAAGAAAG accAGACCCCCCTGCACTGGGCTGCCTCTGGGGGTCATAAGGCAGTGGTGGACGTCCTCGTGGCGGGGGGGAGCAACCCCAACACCAGAGGCTGCGGCGGTAAG GTTATCATTATAACCAACACTCGAGATCTGTTGACGAACTCGATACTTAGAGAGCTCCGCCAGGTAACCGCGGTTTACCGCGACCCTGGCCAGGCCTTCTCTG GCTTGGGACCAGGGAGTGCCTCCACGTGCCAAGCCACGATTCCCCTGGCACGTGACGGGTCTGCGTCACTCCGCCAG AATGTAACCATGCCCAAGGTACGAATCAAGGTGGACGGAGGGCCGTCCCCTGAAAAGAGGACAGAACTATTGAAGATTCTATGCACAAAAGATATCAAGATTGTGAAGCTACTTCCCACCTATGATGGCTATGTGGCAATCACCGACACAGACCGATGCACGAATAACGTATTTGAGGAAGACACCCGCAACACCCTTACATTACCGATGCAGGCTTCGCCCCAGTTCTGTCActag
- the LOC119571994 gene encoding uncharacterized protein LOC119571994, with product MTVVLKGIDAEILRESPNAIATEITKSAPFAKVDDVYIMEKPHIIKVRLRTMDMADKIKENGLRLFWFSIPPRNIEYERYTNVPQCMVCYSYTHTKATCPDKTKKICSECAEEGHIFRECPNKTKPKCINCGENHRALSGKCITRKEVIKKIENERINKEKEKTELPYSMVAKKAVDASIE from the coding sequence atgaCAGTCGTCCTGAAAGGCATAGATGCAGAGATTCTCAGAGAATCACCAAACGCCATTGCAACGGAAATAACGAAATCGGCCCCATTCGCAAAAGTAGATGATGTGTATATCATGGAGAAGCCGCATATCATCAAGGTCCGACTTAGGACAATGGACATGGCTgacaaaatcaaggaaaatggccTGCGCCTCTTCTGGTTCTCCATCCCACCCCGGAATATTGAGTACGAGCGGTATACCAATGTGCCTCAATGCATGGTGTgctactcgtacacacacacaaaggccacTTGCCCTGATAAAACCAAGAAAATCTGCAGTGAATGTGCCGAAGAGGGGCACATCTTCAGAGAatgcccaaacaaaacaaaaccaaaatgcaTCAACTGTGGAGAGAATCACAGAGCACTGTCAGGAAAATGTATCACCAGGAAGGAGGTGATAAAAAAGATCGAAAAcgaaagaataaacaaagaaaaagagaaaacagaactcCCATACAGTATGGTAGCAAAAAAAGCAGTGGACGCATCAATAGAATGA